The Anopheles coluzzii chromosome 2, AcolN3, whole genome shotgun sequence genome window below encodes:
- the LOC120948097 gene encoding pheromone-binding protein-related protein 6-like — translation MLAQASPLLLLLLLVTQCLDGADCSTITTQRPAPRRDGQYPPPETLAFLRPLGKLCLQETGVSPEAVKRFSDADPFDDNRALKCYMDCMFRVTNVTDDRGELHMGKLLEHVPTEFEDIALRMGVRCTRPKGKDVCERAFWFHKCWKTSDPVHYYLV, via the exons ATGTTGGCTCAAGCTTccccactgttgctgctgcttctgttaGTGACGCAGTGCTTGGATGGGGCGGATTgtagcaccatcaccacccaaCGGCCAGCGCCGCGCCGGGACGGGCAATATCCTCCGCCAGAGACTCTTGCCTTTCTGCGACCACTGGGCAAGCTGTGCCTGCAGGAGACGGGTGTTAGCCCGGAGGCGGTTAAGCGATTCAGTGACGCCGATCCGTTCGACGATAATCGTGCGCTCAAGTGCTACATGGACTGTATGTTCCGAGTAACGAACGTGACCGATGATCGCGGTGAGCTGCACATGGGCAAGCTGCTCGAACATGTGCCGACAGAGTTTGAAGACATTGCACTGCGAATGGGCGTGAGGTGTACTCGGCCCAAGGGCAAGGATGTGTGCGAACGGGCGTTCTGGTTTCACAAGTGCTGGAAAACGTCGGACCCTGTG CACTACTATCTGGTGTGA
- the LOC120948096 gene encoding general odorant-binding protein 69a-like isoform X1, producing the protein MLTIVVATSICLMATVSANVPNSLSPELLQQMGQFRSECLRETGTTDEQIEQFNSPQSVQASHELQCYMYCMFRLHNVTRPNGELDLIDVYHAIPKQFNSIALKVLAKCNKSTGPIADACERAYSHHRCWKETEPEVSDPLSPILMPILAKQLTTHTHTHGCNCFGSKSYRKLLRSALFYTLTGCNFLCISNLVVPCGSLPCRK; encoded by the exons ATGTTGACTATTGTTGTAGCTACATCCATCTGCCTGATGGCAACTGTTAGTGCAAACGTTCCAAATTCTCTGTCCCCGGAGCTACTGCAGCAAATGGGGCAATTTCGTTCCGAGTGTCTGCGCGAAACCGGAACCACCGACGAGCAAATTGAACAATTCAATAGTCCACAATCGGTGCAGGCATCGCACGAACTGCAATGCTACATGTACTGTATGTTCCGCCTGCACAACGTTACCCGTCCGAACGGCGAGCTCGATCTGATCGATGTTTACCACGCCATACCGAAGCAGTTCAACTCGATCGCGCTGAAAGTGCTCGCCAAATGCAACAAATCGACCGGGCCGATTGCAGATGCGTGCGAACGTGCCTATTCACATCATCGATGCTGGAAGGAAACGGAACCGGAAGTTAGTGATC CACTATCACCTATTTTGATGCCGATTCTCGCCAAACAACTaactacacatacacatacacatggtTGCAACTGCTTCGGAAGCAAGAGTTATCGAAAACTTTTAAGGAGTGCACTGTTCTATACCCTTACCGGGTGCAATTTTCTGTGCATCTCAAATTTGGTCGTACCGTGCGGAAGTTTGCCGTGTCGGAAATAA
- the LOC120948096 gene encoding pheromone-binding protein-related protein 6-like isoform X2 yields MLTIVVATSICLMATVSANVPNSLSPELLQQMGQFRSECLRETGTTDEQIEQFNSPQSVQASHELQCYMYCMFRLHNVTRPNGELDLIDVYHAIPKQFNSIALKVLAKCNKSTGPIADACERAYSHHRCWKETEPEHYHLF; encoded by the exons ATGTTGACTATTGTTGTAGCTACATCCATCTGCCTGATGGCAACTGTTAGTGCAAACGTTCCAAATTCTCTGTCCCCGGAGCTACTGCAGCAAATGGGGCAATTTCGTTCCGAGTGTCTGCGCGAAACCGGAACCACCGACGAGCAAATTGAACAATTCAATAGTCCACAATCGGTGCAGGCATCGCACGAACTGCAATGCTACATGTACTGTATGTTCCGCCTGCACAACGTTACCCGTCCGAACGGCGAGCTCGATCTGATCGATGTTTACCACGCCATACCGAAGCAGTTCAACTCGATCGCGCTGAAAGTGCTCGCCAAATGCAACAAATCGACCGGGCCGATTGCAGATGCGTGCGAACGTGCCTATTCACATCATCGATGCTGGAAGGAAACGGAACCGGAA CACTATCACCTATTTTGA